GAGCTTGCGTATCCTTTCGCGGACGAACACGACGACGATTGGATGGGGCGACACTTTTTCGGCGGTGGGATGATGCCGGCCGCCGCAACGCTCACGATGTTCGATCGGCACCTGCGAGTGATGCGGCAACATAGCTGGAGCGGGATGCACTATCAACGTACGGCCGAAGCGTGGCTGACGAACCTCGACATGCGACGCGAGACAGTCGAGCGAATCCTGTCGCAAGTCTACGGCCGCAGCGAAGCGGCCCGTCGGCTTCGACGCTGGCGCGTCTTTTTTTTGGCCGTCGCCGAACTGTTCGGCTACGCCGGCGGCGACGAGTGGTTCGTGTCGCATTACTTGCTGGAACACGCCGGCTGAATAATGCCGACGTCTACAGCCTAGGGAGAGTGCTTTGACGCCACTCGTCACGACCTTACTCACGAACCTCGCAATCACAACTGCAACGATGCTGCTCTTGTGGATCGTCGGCTCGCTACGGCGCGACGTCGGGCTGGTCGACGTCTTCTGGGGGCTAGGCTTCGTCGTTGCCGTTTGGATTGCAGCGGTGATGAACTCGCCGCCGACTTGGCGCGTCGTCTTGGCCGCGATTCTGACGACCGTCTGGGGCGTGCGACTCGCTTGGCATTTGTTGCGGCGCAACTGGGGACGAGACGAGGATCGCCGCTACCATGAGATGCGTAAACGATGGGGTAGCCGGTTCGTTTGGATCAGCCTCGCGACGGTGTTCATTTTGCAAGCGGTCTTGCTGTGGTTCATCTCTTGGCCGTTGCAGGCAATGGCCGTGGCGAACTCCCCGGCTCCGTTCGGCTTGCTCGACGCCCTGGGCGTCGCGCTGTGGCTCGTCGGCCTAGCTTTTGAAGTTATCGGCGATTATCAATTGGCGACGTTCCGCGCCGACCCGCTCAACGTCCAAAGGGTGCTTGATCAAGGATTGTGGCGCTACACGCGACACCCCAACTATTTCGGCGACTTCTGCGTCTGGTGGGGGCTGTTCTGCCTGGCCGGCGCCGGCGGGGCTGCCTGGACGATCGCCTCGCCGATCGTAATGTCGTGGCTGCTGCTAAAGGTTTCCGGCGTCGCGTTGCTTGAGTCGACGATCCGTGAACGACGACCCGAATACGTCGCTTACCAATCTCGCACGAACGCTTTCTTTCCCGGGCCGCCCCAGCCCGACTAAACGGCTCTACGGCAAGTCGTTCACAAACTCGCGAATAAATGATTCGCTCTTAAGTGTTATTCAGAGCCATTGCCGCATTTTTGGTCGGCGTGAATAACGCACTTCGAATCTTCGACGTAGCGCAGGTTATCGTCGCGAAATTGCCGACATCGGCCTGCGGAGCGGAGTGCTCACGCATCTCGATCACATCAACTTGCGTGAAACATACGTCGACCCGACTGGGATCGCGCAGTTGAAAGCGGCGTTGCCGCGGACCGATGTTTTCAAGTAGC
The Planctomycetia bacterium genome window above contains:
- a CDS encoding DUF1295 domain-containing protein, which gives rise to MTPLVTTLLTNLAITTATMLLLWIVGSLRRDVGLVDVFWGLGFVVAVWIAAVMNSPPTWRVVLAAILTTVWGVRLAWHLLRRNWGRDEDRRYHEMRKRWGSRFVWISLATVFILQAVLLWFISWPLQAMAVANSPAPFGLLDALGVALWLVGLAFEVIGDYQLATFRADPLNVQRVLDQGLWRYTRHPNYFGDFCVWWGLFCLAGAGGAAWTIASPIVMSWLLLKVSGVALLESTIRERRPEYVAYQSRTNAFFPGPPQPD